From Sphingobacterium bambusae:
TGCTCGCAGATTGGAAGGCAGTAAAATATTTATTTACCTCTTTGCTGCCAAACTCCACAAGTATACGTCACAAAACAATAAGGGCGGCCTATCTCGATAAGCCGCCCTTATTTTATCTAATCTTATTTTTAGTTTGTCGTTTTATTCAGCTTAGAGTGTTTATATCCATAAGCAAAATAGAGCACGAGGCCGATAACCAACCAAAGGATAAAGATTATCCAGTTGCTGGCTCCAAGTTCGCTCATCAGGTACAAGTTTATCAAGATCCCCACAACAGGTAATAAAGAAAACCGATATTTGAATCCCATTACCGCGAGCAGAACCCAACTGAGCCAAAACACCAGCACCAACGACTTATGTTCTACAATCTCCGCGAAGGAAAGAGATTTCCACTCATCTATCGTCCCCTGTGCATAAGTGAAGAGTAATATCCAAGCGAGAACAAAGCCTGCGCCAATCAGGTATTTTCCATTGATGTAGGGCACCTTAAATTTGGACTTGGCCGATAAACCGGCATGATCCATATATAACACGCCGGCACAGACCAAGATAAACGCGAAAAATGTACCGACACTAGTCAAGTCGACGAAAAAATCCATCTTGAAAAACAAAGAGGGAATAGCCACGACAATCCCCGTTACAATGGTCGCATAAGATGGCGTTTTATATTTCGGATGTACACGCGCAAATCGCTTGGAAAGCAATCCGTCACGACTCATCGTCATCCAAATTCTTGGTTGCGCCAACTGATAAACCAGCAAGGCACTGGTAATAGCGATAACTGACGTAACGGAAACGATGCCCGCCATATGATCAAACCCGACGTATTTGAAAACGAAAGCTAGTGGATCCTTTACATTAAGTTCCGTGTAATTGACCATTCCTGTAAGCACTAAGGTGATAGCCACATACAACACCGTACAGATAATCAAGCAGATGATCATGGCTCGCGGCAAATCACGCTGTGGATTCTTACACTCTTCAGCTGTCGTCGATATCGAATCGAAGCCGATAAAGGCAAAGAACACCGCAGCAACCGACCCCATCACACCACGTAGTCCATTTGGTGCGAAGGGCGTCCAATTATCAGGTTTGATATAAAATATACCCCCCACGACCACCAAAATGATGATACCTACTTTGATCATCACCATGATATTACTAGCACGTTGCGACTCCTTGATTCCAATGTAGACAAGCCAGGTTACCAAAAGCGTCACCAAGCCAGCAGGAAAATCGAAGATTATAGGGATGTCGCCGATTCGGGGCGCCGTCAAGTATGCGTCTAGCCCAGATTTATCTGCTGCATTCAGCGCATCCATCCCATCGGAAAGAAACTTAGCATGTGCATCCAGCGCATATCCGGGGGCCATGGTTAACCATTTCGGCAGAAAAATACCGAACCCTTCGAGCATAGACACGAAATACTGGGACCATGATATCGCGACTACGGTGTTTGATACCGCATATTCCAAAACCAGAGCCCAGCCTATTATCCAAGCAAACAATTCGCCAAAAGCGACGTATGCATAGGTGTAAGCACTGCCTGAAACCGGAACCGTACTAGCAAACTGCGCATAGGCCAAAGCGGTAAAAACACAAGCAAAAGCCACAAACACAAAAAGCAGGGAAATAGCGGGTCCACCTTCAAAGCTTGCGAGACCAATGGTACTAAATATACCGGCACCTACAATAGCGGCAATGCCGAGCGACACCAAATCACGTACGCCCAACACCTTAGCCAACCCGCTACCCTCTTGCGAATCCAGCAAAATTTGATCAACGCTTTTCTTCCGGAAAAGTTTATTTATCATATCAGATTGTTAATAATTTCATGCTCAATGAACACAAAAGTGGTAAAATTTGAGCTAATTAGCTCAAATTATCTTGGATATAATGAAATATATCCAAATAATCACCCAAAAACTGCTGTTTATAGGTGATTAAGCAAGTGGTTAGTCTATTAATATCGTCATTGCTTTGTTCGAACCCCCACACTCTTTTGCAAATATTAAAAAGTGCATGCGCGATATTTCCTACGTCTTCGTACTGAAAAATATATTTTGATTGCAGAAAACCTTCATAAAAGGCCAAAAACCGGGGGATGTCAACCTCTCCCAGCGATTTGAGGTATTTTTCGATTGTAGGTTTGGAGACATGGGCTAGATGCTCATAAAGACGGTGCACATTTACGCGATTATGCGCAATCAGCAAATGATCCAAAAGAAGCTCTATACTAATGTGCGCCAGAAATGATGCTCGAATTGGAAGATGCTGTACAATGGGATCGAGCTGCTTACGCAAGCGATGACAATGTTCCAAAAAAAAGCTTGCGCTATGAAATAGCTTGTCTACCTCGACATGTCGGTACCATCCTTCAGAAATCCAGCGCGTCTGAGGAAGGGCAAAAAGCACCGCTTCCGCGCGCTGTGGTTGAAAATTATATTGCTTATCCACATTCTTCAATAGGTCGGGCAGCAAGCCTCCCAACACGGTCTCCGATTGCGGGCTGTAACGTTCAAAGTAGTAATGCGACAAAAAATTCACGGTCCAATCTTCTCAATTATTATCGTAAGATACGGCTTAATCTCTTATCTTTGCAATCTTAGTAAAAAAATCGTAATCTTTAAAAAATGAGCTTTGTAGAAGAACTACGTTGGAGAGGTATGTTGCAGGATATCATGCCCGGAACTGAAGAATTACTGAACAAAGAAAAAGTTTCTGGATATATCGGATTTGACCCTACGGGCGATTCCCTACATGTGGGACACCTCACCCAAATCATGACCCTCATACATTTCCAAAATGCCGGACATCAGCCTGTAGCTTTGGTGGGTGGTGCCACAGGTATGATTGGAGACCCTTCGTTCAAATCTGCAGAACGTAACCTTTTGGATGAAGCTACCCTACAACACAATGTAAATTGCTTGAAAGAGCAATTGGCTAAATTCTTGAATTTTGGCGATGGCGAGAATGACGCCAAAATGGTGAACAACTACGATTGGTTTAAGGATTTCAGTTTCTTAGATTTCATCCGCGATGTGGGTAAGCTGATTACTGTAAACTATATGATGGCTAAAGACTCCGTAAAAAAACGCTTGGAGGGCGATAACGGGCTTTCGTTCACGGAGTTTACATACCAACTTATCCAAGGCTACGATTTCTATTATTTATGGAAACACCACAACTGCAAAGTGCAGATGGGCGGTTCTGATCAATGGGGAAACATTGTAACGGGTAGTGAAATGATCCGTCGTCAAGACCAAGGAACGGCCTATGCGATCACTACGCAGTTGATCAAAAAGGCCGATGGACAGAAGTTCGGCAAAACCGAGTCTGGCGCAGTTTGGCTAGATCCAAAGAAAACATCGCCTTACAAATACTATCAGTTTTGGTTGAATACTTCGGACGATGACGCCAAAAATTGGATTCGCATCTTTACGCTTAAAACAGAAGCTGAAATCGATGCTATCATAGCTGAGCATGACGCTGCTCCACACACACGTGCCGTGCAAAAAGCATTGGCCAAGGATATCACGATACGCACGCACAGCGAGCAAGATTACGAAACGGCCGTAAAAACATCGGAATTTTTGTTTGGTAATGGATCATTGGAATTTTTGGCCGATTTGGAACATGAGGCGGTTCTCGAAGTATTTGATGGCGTTCCTCAGTTTGAAATCAGCAAAGAGGCATTGACCGCTGGCATCAATATTTTAGACTTGCTGGCCGTAGACACACAGGTATTCCCTTCAAAAGGAGAAGCGAGGAAGATGTTGCAAGGCGGCGGAGTTGCCTTAAATAAAGAAAAAATCAGTGACATAGAGCTTGTCGTTTCGGCAGATAGTCTGATCAACAATACATATATCGTAGCTCAACGCGGTAAGAAAAATTATTTTTTGATTATTGCGAAATAGCGAGTAATTTCGGTGCAGAGGAAATTTTGCCTCTGCACTGAAATTCTATAATGAAAAACCTCTTTTACCTATTTGCCTTAGTACTTCTCTTTAATGTATCCTTATTTGGCCAAACCAAGCAAGTAAGCTATCATGATGTTGATGGTGAGCTGGTAGAAACGTCCGAGCAGTCCTATTTTTACAGGATCATCTCCATTGATGAACAATATCCCGATCTCCGAAAGTATCAGGAATACTACACCAAAGATGATCGCCTGAAATTAGACACCCGGTTGACTAGCGGTATGAACACCATGTCTAGAATAGGCGAATGTCGAACGTATTACCCGAATGGACAGTTGCAAGAAAAACTGCGCTATAATGAAAACCATATGCTCATTGATACTGCATTTTCCTACTATGCGAATGGCATCCTTTATGCCCAAAAGTTCTATACCGGACAAACTGAAATTCTTAACGATCTTGACACAAGAGAAGTAGACACCAAATACATATTAGTACAAGACAGCCTTGGAAAGATCGTTGTCACACAAGGAAACGGTATTTTGCCGATTTACGACCTAAATAAGATGGAATTGTTGGAGCAAGGTAAGCTGAGCGACCATAAAAAGAATGGGGAGTGGAGCGGAAAAGCAAACAAGCAAACCTTTGTGGAGACCTGGAAAGAGGATCGTTTAATCAGCGGAATAACCAAGGATTCGCTGGGCGTGGAAACAAAATACGATGAGCAAAATTTCGCGATTGCCCCAGAATACCCGGGGGGAACAAAAGCATTACGCATGTTCGTTGCAAATAATTATCGGTACCCACCAGCGGCCATAGACAACGGCGTTTCCGGTACTATACAAATTGAATTTATCGTCGAACGTAATGGAAAGATGACCAATTTCAAAGTAAGGAACGACTTAGGTCATGGAACGGGTCAAGCAGCCATCAATGCTATCAGTAAGGCAAAAAAACAATGGACACCGGGCGTGCAACGCGGAATTCCTGTCCGAGTGGCCTACGCATTACCTATCACCCTTAATCTCATGTAAATATAGCGCTAGCGCTGCGATATCCCCTATTTGAGCAAATATAAAGCTCGCAGAGCAAAGCTAAATTTGTCATCCGATACTCATCCTTTTTTTTTAAGTTTGTATGTAGGAGGATTATCTAATTTTCATGTCGAATAAAGGGAATACATTCAAAAGTTCCGGTAATAGCAGCAGCAAACGTAGCCCACGGAGTGCCGGAAATGTAACATATCAGAAAAAGGAACGCTTTAAGTCCTTTGAGAAATTAAATTTTTCAGAGGGACAGCGCAAAGCATTGAAGATTGCAGGTATTTTTTTAATCTTCGTTTCTTTCATATTGGCTGTATCATTTGTGTCTTATCTGTTCACGTGGAAACAAGACCAGAGTTACATCGCGCAAACCAATGGTGGATGGTCTACCCTTTTCCAAACAGCGGATGAAATCGCTGACGACGCCGTAGAGCTACCTGTTGTCGAGAATAAGCTGGGTAAACTAGGTGCCTTACTGGCCAATCAATTTATTTACGAGTGGTTTGGTGTGGCCTCATTCCTCTTCGCATTGATATTCTTTGTAATCGGATACAAATTCCTATACAAAAAATCCCTTCTTCCTGTGTGGAAGACCATTCTTTATGCGTCGGTCAGTATCATCTTTCTATCTGTTACTTTGGGCTTTCTGCAAGACTTCCTGACCGATTCCCCGCATATTTTGGAAGGGAAATTCGGTTTTTGGACCAATCAACTCCTGAAAGCTCAAATTGGCTCCACAGGAGTCGCAGCCTTATTGGTACTTGCCTACCTCACGGCCTTGATCCTAGTCTATAACCTTGATCTCAAGTGGACGTGGACCAGTCGGAAAAAAGAATCTGAAGAGGAAGAGTTGGACGAGGAAGAAGATAATTTCGATACTTTCCAGAACCAGCATGCAACCGCTGTATCAGCCAACAAAAACAATATTTTAGGGAATAGACGCCCGGCAGCATACGAAGACAACGAAGAAGAAGTCGAGTTGCCTGTTGCGCCCGCTCGTCCAAAAAGTATTAACGAGATGGCTGCAGAAGCAATAAGCAACAATGCTATCGCCGCTGCTGCTGCGCGCAAACGGGAAGAGCCTGATGTAGAGGAAGACGAAGAAGAGGATTTTACCTTCTCCTCCCCTGCGCCATCGCCGGCAGAAAATGAGATCACGCTGTCTATCGATAATGAGCTGGACGAGCTTGAGCTTGAAACCGAAGTAGACGACGGGCCGGCACTTAGCGTGGCCAAGGTTGTCGAAGAAAAAGAGATAACAGCAAACGACCTAGTGGCTCAATTTGGCGAGTATGACCCCAAGCTTGATCTATCGGGCTATCAGTATCCGACGTTGGACCTTTTGAAGGACTACGGTACAGGCAAGATTACCATCAACCAGCAGGAGCTAGAGGCAAACAAAAATCGGATCGTTGACACGTTGCGAAACTACAACATCGAGATTGAACATATTAAAGCGACGATCGGGCCGACGGTTACCCTATACGAGATCATCCCGAAACCAGGCGTCCGCATTTCGAAGATCAAAAACCTCGAAGATGATATTGCTTTGAGCTTGGCGGCATTGGGTATCCGTATCATTGCGCCAATGCCTGGCAAAGGCACTATTGGTATCGAGGTTCCGAACAGTTCACCCGAGATGGTCTCTATGCGATCGGTCTTGGCTACCGAGAAATTCCAAAAGACCGATATGGATTTGCCTATCGCTTTAGGCAAAACCATCTCCAACGAAGTATTTATTGCCGACCTATCAAAGATGCCCCACTTGTTGGTTGCCGGCGCTACTGGACAGGGTAAATCGGTGGGGATAAACGCTATTTTGACCTCGCTGCTTTATAAAAAGCACCCTGCAGAATTGAAATTTGTGATGGTCGATCCGAAAAAAGTAGAACTTTCACTTTTCAAAACGATAGAGCGTCATTTCCTAGCGAAGCTCCCTGGCGAAGAGGAAGCCATTATCACCGACACGAAAAAAGTCATCAATACGCTCAATTCCCTATGTATCGAGATGGATCAACGGTATGATCTACTCAAAAATGCGCAGGTGCGGAATTTGAAGGAGTACAATGCAAAATTTGTCGGACGCCGATTAAACCCTGAGGAGGGTCATCGATTCTTACCATTTATAGTACTCGTTGTGGATGAGTTTGCCGATTTGATGATGACTGCGGGCAAAGAGGTAGAAACGCCTATTGCACGTTTAGCACAATTAGCGCGTGCCGTGGGCATACATTTGGTGATTGCTACACAGCGCCCCTCGGTCAATATTATCACGGGAACGATCAAAGCCAACTTCCCTGCCCGTTTGGCATTTAGGGTGTTGTCTAAAGTCGATTCACGCACGATTTTGGACAGCGGTGGTGCGGATCAGCTGATTGGCCGTGGAGATATGCTCTTGAGCACCGGAAGTGATCTTACACGTATACAATGTGCATTTGTAGACACCCCGGAAGTAGACAAGATCTCCGAGTTTATCGGTAGCCAAAGGGGATATCCTTCGGCGTTCCTACTGCCAGAATATGTGGATGAAAATGGTGAAGGCAGTGGGTCGATGGATTTTGACATGAGCGATAGAGATCAATTGTTTGAAGAAGCAGCACGGCTTATCGTGATGCATCAACAAGGATCAACATCCTTGATTCAACGCAAACTGAAACTGGGCTATAACCGCGCAGGTCGTATTATTGATCAGTTAGAAGCAGCCGGTATTGTAGGCCCTTTTGAAGGAAGCAAGGCGCGTGAGGTGCTTTATCCCGACGAATACTCTTTGGAACAGTATTTGGAAACGTTGAGAAAAAATGATTAAGATGAAAAAACAGGTAATTGTGTTGATGCTTTTTTTATGGAGTACTTTGGCGGCTTTTGCGCAAAACGATCCTCCCGCACAAAAATTGTTGGATGAGGTTTCTAAGAAATATGATGCCTACAAGACCATACAGTCGAACTTTGGCTTTTCCGCACAGCAAGCCAAGGGTGAGTCTTATGTGGACCAAGGCACGTTGTTTCTGAACAAATCAAAAAATCAATATCGTATACAACTGAATAGCCAAGAGCTAATCAGCGATGGAAAAGCAACTTACAGCGTACTTAAAGAAGACAAAGAAGTACAGATTGCGGATGCGGATAACAGTTCGTCTAGCATAGGACCAAATAATCTATTCACTTTTTATAAAAGTGGATTTAAATATGTGAGTGCCGATGACGAACGTGTTGCTGGCGAAGTGCTGAATGTTATCGAGCTAAGTCCTATTGATACTAAAAACAACTATTTTAAGATCAAATTGCGTATCAATAAGAACAAGCATATCCATGATGTCCTTATCTTCGACAAATCGGGGGCTCGCTACACCTACACGATCAAGACGCTTTACGTCAACAATACATTGGCAAACAGCAACTTCACATTTAACAAAGCAAATTACCCGAACTACGAGCTCGTTGATTTACGATAAATTCCGATGGCAAAAACGACACTAAAGAGTTTAGCGGCCGTCTTGAATATGTCGGTCTCTACTGTTTCCAAGGCATTAAATGACAGCTACGAAATAAGCGAGAGCACGAAGCAGCGTGTAAAAGATTTTGCAAAGAAGCTTGACTATCAACCTAATGTGCTCGCGCAGTCACTAAAAACCGGAAAAACACAAACTATTGGCGTCATTCTGCCCAAGATGACAAGTCCATTCGAATCTCAGATTTTGGAAGGTATGCAGCTGACTGCGAGCGCCCTGCATTACAAGATTGTGATTATGAGCAGCATGGAGCATGAAGAGACTGAACGAATAGCTTTGCAGTCTATGGTAAACAAGGCTGTCGATGGCCTACTGTTTTGCCCTATCCATGAGCGTTCCAACGTAGATCTTGCCAAACAGATTTTCAATAAAACGCCTGTTGTCATTTTCGACCGAACAGATTATCCTTTGGAAACCCATAAAGTAGGCGTTTTAAATGCTGAAGGTACCTTTAGCGCGTGTAAACATTTATTCGAAATAAAGCGTAAGAAAATTGCGATATTCTGTGGTACCAACCAAGGGATCACCGCAAAACGACTTGCCGGATACAGACAAGCACATCAACAGTTTAACCTCGATGTTGTACCCGAATACATTGTGTTCTGCGCTATTAAAAGTATAGAAGACCTCCATTTACAGATGGAGCAACATATTGTGCGCTTACTGAAGTTACCGAACCCTCCAGAAGCCATTATCGGCGCTTCTGATACCATTACCACGCACCTGTTAGGTGTTTTGGCCAAATTGGAAATCAACGTGCCCGAACGTATCGCCGTAGTGGGATTTGCCAATACCGACCTGGCATTATCTCTGAATCCGTCGTTAAGTACCATTCGCCAACCTACGAAAGATATTGGCGCAATTGCCGTACGCAAGTTGGTAGAAGTCATCAATAAAACAAATCGAAGCCAAATAGAGTGGGAAGAAATAAATCTCCCGACTAGTATTCAGCTTCGACGATCGACGATTGGTTGATAGGTCGCCCTATTTATTTCTGATAATGCCGAGTTCTAGGCCACGCAATTCAGCTAAGCCTCGCAGCCTACCGATTGCAGAATAGCCCGGGTTCGTCACTTTGTGCAGGTCATCCAGCATCTGATGGCCATGGTCAGGTCTAAATGGTATAGCGATATCCCGTTTTTGATTTTCAGCAACAAGCTCCTTCATAACGGCATACATGTCCACGTCGCCGTCCAAATGGTCCGCTTCATAAAAGCTTCCCAATGCATCCCTTTTTACATTACGTAAGTGTACAAAATTGACCCGATGTTTTACTTTTTGGAACATCGCGACTAAATCATTTTCAGGCCCCGCACCCAGCGATCCAGTACAAAAGCAAACGCCATTGAAAGGTTTATCGACGCGGCTGATGATCGCCTCGAAATCAGCAATGTTGCTGGCGATCCTAGGAAGGCCAAGAATAGGATATGGCGGATCATCGGGGTGAATAGTCATTTTTATTCCCTCACGCTCACATACCGTAGCTATGCCATTTAAGAAATACGCTAAGTTATCGCGTAATCCGTCAAAGCCGATTTCTGCGTATATCGCGATACTATTCCTAAGATCTTCTAATGAAGGATCTTTCTCGCCCGGTATGCCCATGAGTACGTTATTTTGCAAATGTTTCTTTGCGGCATCATCGTATGTTGCATAACGCTCTTTTGCGGCGGTTGCAATTTCAGCTGCA
This genomic window contains:
- a CDS encoding FtsK/SpoIIIE family DNA translocase, encoding MSNKGNTFKSSGNSSSKRSPRSAGNVTYQKKERFKSFEKLNFSEGQRKALKIAGIFLIFVSFILAVSFVSYLFTWKQDQSYIAQTNGGWSTLFQTADEIADDAVELPVVENKLGKLGALLANQFIYEWFGVASFLFALIFFVIGYKFLYKKSLLPVWKTILYASVSIIFLSVTLGFLQDFLTDSPHILEGKFGFWTNQLLKAQIGSTGVAALLVLAYLTALILVYNLDLKWTWTSRKKESEEEELDEEEDNFDTFQNQHATAVSANKNNILGNRRPAAYEDNEEEVELPVAPARPKSINEMAAEAISNNAIAAAAARKREEPDVEEDEEEDFTFSSPAPSPAENEITLSIDNELDELELETEVDDGPALSVAKVVEEKEITANDLVAQFGEYDPKLDLSGYQYPTLDLLKDYGTGKITINQQELEANKNRIVDTLRNYNIEIEHIKATIGPTVTLYEIIPKPGVRISKIKNLEDDIALSLAALGIRIIAPMPGKGTIGIEVPNSSPEMVSMRSVLATEKFQKTDMDLPIALGKTISNEVFIADLSKMPHLLVAGATGQGKSVGINAILTSLLYKKHPAELKFVMVDPKKVELSLFKTIERHFLAKLPGEEEAIITDTKKVINTLNSLCIEMDQRYDLLKNAQVRNLKEYNAKFVGRRLNPEEGHRFLPFIVLVVDEFADLMMTAGKEVETPIARLAQLARAVGIHLVIATQRPSVNIITGTIKANFPARLAFRVLSKVDSRTILDSGGADQLIGRGDMLLSTGSDLTRIQCAFVDTPEVDKISEFIGSQRGYPSAFLLPEYVDENGEGSGSMDFDMSDRDQLFEEAARLIVMHQQGSTSLIQRKLKLGYNRAGRIIDQLEAAGIVGPFEGSKAREVLYPDEYSLEQYLETLRKND
- a CDS encoding LacI family DNA-binding transcriptional regulator; amino-acid sequence: MAKTTLKSLAAVLNMSVSTVSKALNDSYEISESTKQRVKDFAKKLDYQPNVLAQSLKTGKTQTIGVILPKMTSPFESQILEGMQLTASALHYKIVIMSSMEHEETERIALQSMVNKAVDGLLFCPIHERSNVDLAKQIFNKTPVVIFDRTDYPLETHKVGVLNAEGTFSACKHLFEIKRKKIAIFCGTNQGITAKRLAGYRQAHQQFNLDVVPEYIVFCAIKSIEDLHLQMEQHIVRLLKLPNPPEAIIGASDTITTHLLGVLAKLEINVPERIAVVGFANTDLALSLNPSLSTIRQPTKDIGAIAVRKLVEVINKTNRSQIEWEEINLPTSIQLRRSTIG
- a CDS encoding LolA family protein, translating into MKKQVIVLMLFLWSTLAAFAQNDPPAQKLLDEVSKKYDAYKTIQSNFGFSAQQAKGESYVDQGTLFLNKSKNQYRIQLNSQELISDGKATYSVLKEDKEVQIADADNSSSSIGPNNLFTFYKSGFKYVSADDERVAGEVLNVIELSPIDTKNNYFKIKLRINKNKHIHDVLIFDKSGARYTYTIKTLYVNNTLANSNFTFNKANYPNYELVDLR
- the tyrS gene encoding tyrosine--tRNA ligase, which gives rise to MSFVEELRWRGMLQDIMPGTEELLNKEKVSGYIGFDPTGDSLHVGHLTQIMTLIHFQNAGHQPVALVGGATGMIGDPSFKSAERNLLDEATLQHNVNCLKEQLAKFLNFGDGENDAKMVNNYDWFKDFSFLDFIRDVGKLITVNYMMAKDSVKKRLEGDNGLSFTEFTYQLIQGYDFYYLWKHHNCKVQMGGSDQWGNIVTGSEMIRRQDQGTAYAITTQLIKKADGQKFGKTESGAVWLDPKKTSPYKYYQFWLNTSDDDAKNWIRIFTLKTEAEIDAIIAEHDAAPHTRAVQKALAKDITIRTHSEQDYETAVKTSEFLFGNGSLEFLADLEHEAVLEVFDGVPQFEISKEALTAGINILDLLAVDTQVFPSKGEARKMLQGGGVALNKEKISDIELVVSADSLINNTYIVAQRGKKNYFLIIAK
- a CDS encoding amino acid permease, yielding MINKLFRKKSVDQILLDSQEGSGLAKVLGVRDLVSLGIAAIVGAGIFSTIGLASFEGGPAISLLFVFVAFACVFTALAYAQFASTVPVSGSAYTYAYVAFGELFAWIIGWALVLEYAVSNTVVAISWSQYFVSMLEGFGIFLPKWLTMAPGYALDAHAKFLSDGMDALNAADKSGLDAYLTAPRIGDIPIIFDFPAGLVTLLVTWLVYIGIKESQRASNIMVMIKVGIIILVVVGGIFYIKPDNWTPFAPNGLRGVMGSVAAVFFAFIGFDSISTTAEECKNPQRDLPRAMIICLIICTVLYVAITLVLTGMVNYTELNVKDPLAFVFKYVGFDHMAGIVSVTSVIAITSALLVYQLAQPRIWMTMSRDGLLSKRFARVHPKYKTPSYATIVTGIVVAIPSLFFKMDFFVDLTSVGTFFAFILVCAGVLYMDHAGLSAKSKFKVPYINGKYLIGAGFVLAWILLFTYAQGTIDEWKSLSFAEIVEHKSLVLVFWLSWVLLAVMGFKYRFSLLPVVGILINLYLMSELGASNWIIFILWLVIGLVLYFAYGYKHSKLNKTTN
- the uxuA gene encoding mannonate dehydratase translates to MENRFLEQAWRWYGPNDPVSLADVKQAGATAIVTALHHIPHGEVWPVTDILERKNIIEEAGLVWSVVESVTVHEAIKTRSAQVDHYLENYRQTLQNLADCGIKTVCYNFMPVLDWTRTQLDLLMEDGSKALYFDWIDLAIFDIYILERPDALSSYAAEIATAAKERYATYDDAAKKHLQNNVLMGIPGEKDPSLEDLRNSIAIYAEIGFDGLRDNLAYFLNGIATVCEREGIKMTIHPDDPPYPILGLPRIASNIADFEAIISRVDKPFNGVCFCTGSLGAGPENDLVAMFQKVKHRVNFVHLRNVKRDALGSFYEADHLDGDVDMYAVMKELVAENQKRDIAIPFRPDHGHQMLDDLHKVTNPGYSAIGRLRGLAELRGLELGIIRNK
- a CDS encoding energy transducer TonB, with the translated sequence MKNLFYLFALVLLFNVSLFGQTKQVSYHDVDGELVETSEQSYFYRIISIDEQYPDLRKYQEYYTKDDRLKLDTRLTSGMNTMSRIGECRTYYPNGQLQEKLRYNENHMLIDTAFSYYANGILYAQKFYTGQTEILNDLDTREVDTKYILVQDSLGKIVVTQGNGILPIYDLNKMELLEQGKLSDHKKNGEWSGKANKQTFVETWKEDRLISGITKDSLGVETKYDEQNFAIAPEYPGGTKALRMFVANNYRYPPAAIDNGVSGTIQIEFIVERNGKMTNFKVRNDLGHGTGQAAINAISKAKKQWTPGVQRGIPVRVAYALPITLNLM
- a CDS encoding ACP phosphodiesterase; protein product: MNFLSHYYFERYSPQSETVLGGLLPDLLKNVDKQYNFQPQRAEAVLFALPQTRWISEGWYRHVEVDKLFHSASFFLEHCHRLRKQLDPIVQHLPIRASFLAHISIELLLDHLLIAHNRVNVHRLYEHLAHVSKPTIEKYLKSLGEVDIPRFLAFYEGFLQSKYIFQYEDVGNIAHALFNICKRVWGFEQSNDDINRLTTCLITYKQQFLGDYLDIFHYIQDNLS